In Rhizorhabdus phycosphaerae, the genomic stretch AATGTGATCCTGCCAGTCGATGGAGCGTTAGCACGCGATCACCGGCCGCTCGATGTCGCAGAAGGTGTGCACGAGCAACGGGTGGACGAGGAATTCCGGATATTCCGGGTCGAACCAGCGCTCGACATGCGCCCAGTGCGCCGGGTGCATCATATAAGGCCCTTCGAGGCCTGCCCGGTCGGCATATTCCTGTTCCCAGACATGCGTCCATTCATGGAGGCCCGACGCCGCATCGGCTGTCGCGACCTGCCAGCGGCGGATCGAGGATATCGCCTTGGGCATGGACGAGGTCTGTTGTCCGAACTGGTCGAGCCTTTCGGGCGTCGGGTTTACCGAGGCCCGGAACAGTGCAACGCGGTAAAGTCCGCCGCCCTCGGTGGGACCGCCGACCTTACCATTGGCATAGGACACGATGTCCGCATGGGTGGTGACGCTCGGGTCGGCCAGTAGCCGGGCGGCATGTGCCCAGGCGTCGCTGGCCAAGGCCGCCTCACAAGCCGAGCGGTCGGCGAAGCTTCCGCGCCAGATCGCATCGCCGCCATTGTAGACGCCGGGAAGGGTGGGGGCGAACAGGATCGATGCGCTGTCGAGTGCCGCACTCGCCTCCGCAATCGTGCGCATCGCCTCGTC encodes the following:
- a CDS encoding Dabb family protein, with amino-acid sequence MYNHLIIPTFAPEHRDEAMRTIAEASAALDSASILFAPTLPGVYNGGDAIWRGSFADRSACEAALASDAWAHAARLLADPSVTTHADIVSYANGKVGGPTEGGGLYRVALFRASVNPTPERLDQFGQQTSSMPKAISSIRRWQVATADAASGLHEWTHVWEQEYADRAGLEGPYMMHPAHWAHVERWFDPEYPEFLVHPLLVHTFCDIERPVIAC